In Ascochyta rabiei chromosome 2, complete sequence, one genomic interval encodes:
- a CDS encoding ATP citrate synthase, translating into MPSAAPVNGSAPNQAGTSANEGQSANDNIRRFEAPSRALTPPPSHTLFHPKTRCFVYGLQPRAVQGMLDFDFICKRKQPSVAGIIYTFGGQFVSKMYWGTSETLLPVYQSVEKAMAKHSDVDTVVNFASSRSVYQSTMELLEFTQIKSIAIIAEGVPERRAREILHVAQKKGVTIIGPATVGGIKPGAFKIGNTGGMMDNIVASKLYRPGSVSYVSKSGGMSNELNNIIANTTDGVLEGVAIGGDRYPGTTFIDHALRYQADPDCKIIVILGEVGGVEEYRVIDAVKSGQITKPIVAWAIGTVAGLLKTEVQFGHAGSFANSQLETATSKNKSMRDAGIYVPETFEEMPTTLAQVYQKLVKEGTIKPKPEPVVPKIPIDYSWAQELGLIRKPAAFISTISDDRGQELLYAGMPISDVFREEIGIGGVMSLLWFRRRLPNYASRFLEMVLMLTADHGPAVSGAMNTIITTRAGKDLISALVSGLLTIGSRFGGALDGAAEEFSKAFDKGLSPRDFVDTMRKENKLIPGIGHRIKSRNNPDLRVELVKEYVKKNFPSTKLLDYALAVESVTTSKKDNLILNVDGCIAVCFVDLVRNGGAFTNEEAEDYLKMGVLNGLFVLGRSIGLIAHFLDQKRLRTGLYRHPWDDITYLLPSLQQGGAPGAEGRVEVSL; encoded by the exons ATGCCTTCCGCCGCGCCTGTCAACGGGTCTGCCCCCAACCAGGCTGGCACCTCTGCCAACGAGGGCCAGTCTGCCAACGACAACATCCGTCGTTTCGAAGCTCCCAGCCGCGCGCTGACCCCTCCGCCCTCGCACACGCTCTTCCACCCCAAGACACGATGCTTCGTCTA CGGACTCCAGCCCCGTGCCGTCCAGGGCATGCTCGACTTCGACTTCATCTGCAAGCGCAAGCAGCCCTCCGTCGCCGGTATCATCTACACATTCGGCGGCCAGTTCGTCAGCAAAAT GTACTGGGGAACCAGCGAAACCTTGCTGCCCGTCTACCAGTCCGTAGAGAAGGCCATGGCCAAGCACAGCGACGTCGACACCGTCGTCAACTTCGCCTCGTCCCGCTCCGTCTACCAGTCCACCATGGAGCTGCTCGAATTCACCCAGATCAAGTCGATTGCCATCATCGCCGAGGGTGTCCCCGAGCGCCGTGCTCGTGAGATCCTGCACGTTGCCCAGAAGAAGGGCGTCACCATCATTGGTCCTGCCACCGTCGGTGGCATCAAGCCCGGCGCGTTCAAGATCGGCAACACGGGTGGTATGATGGACAACATTGTTGCCTCCAAGCTCTACCGCCCTGGCTCCGTCTCCTACGTCTCCAAGTCGGGAGGTATGTCCAACGAGCTGAACAACATCATCGCCAACACCACAGACGGTGTCCTCGAGGGTGTTGCCATTGGTGGTGACAGGTACCCCGGCACCACCTTCATCGACCACGCTCTGCGATACCAGGCCGACCCCGACTGCAAGATCATCGTCATCCTCGGTGAAGTCGGTGGTGTTGAGGAGTACCGCGTCATCGACGCCGTCAAGTCTGGCCAGATCACCAAGCCCATCGTTGCTTGGGCTATTGGTACCGTTGCCGGTTTGCTGAAGACTGAGGTCCAGTTCGGTCACGCTGGCTCCTTCGCCAACTCTCAGCTCGAGACGGCGACAAGCAAGAACAAGTCGATGCGCGACGCCGGCATCTACGTGCCCGAGACCTTCGAGGAGATGCCCACCACGCTCGCTCAGGTCTACCAGAAGCTCGTCAAGGAGGGCACCATCAAGCCCAAGCCCGAGCCCGTCGTGCCCAAGATCCCCATTGACTACTCGTGGGCGCAGGAGCTTGGTCTCATCCGCAAGCCCGCCGCCTTCATCTCCACCATCTCCGACGACCGTGGCCAGGAGCTGCTGTACGCGGGTATGCCTATCTCCGACGTCTTCAGGGAGGAGATTGGCATCGGTGGTGTCATGTCTCTCCTGTGGTTCCGTCGCCGTCTGCCCAACTACGCCAGCCGTTTCCTCGAGATGGTGCTCATGCTGACGGCCGACCACGGCCCCGCCGTGTCTGGTGCCATGAACACCATCATCACCACCCGTGCTGGCAAGGACCTCATCTCCGCGCTTGTCTCTGGTCTCCTGACCATTGGTTCGCGATTCGGCGGTGCTCTTGATGGCGCCGCTGAGGAGTTCAGCAAGGCTTTCGACAAGGGTCTCAGCCCCCGTGACTTTGTCGACACCATGAGGAAGGAGAACAAGCTGA TCCCCGGTATCGGCCACAGGATCAAGTCCCGCAACAACCCCGATCTCCGTGTCGAGCTTGTCAAGGAGTACGTCAAGAAGAACTTCCCCAGCACAAAGCTGCTCGACTACGCCCTCGCTGTCGAGAGCGTGACAACGTCCAAGAAGGACAACCTCATCCTCAACGTCGACGGCTGCATTGCTGTCTGCTTCGTCGACCTGGTCCGCAACGGTGGTGCTTTCACCAACGAGGAGGCCGAAGACTACCTGAAGATGGGTGTCCTCAACGGTCTGTTCGTGCTAGGTCGCTCGATTGGTCTGATTGCCCATTTCCTCGACCAGAAGAGGCTGAGGACAGGTCTCTACAGGCATCCTTGGGACGACATCACGTACCTTCTGCCTTCCCTGCAGCAGGGCGGCGCACCCGGTGCCGAGGGCCGTGTCGAGGTCAGCTTGTAG
- a CDS encoding S-adenosylmethionine transporter: MSVLEPKRGQAWVESPYVRSLLAGGLAGTTVDLSLYPLDTLKTRLQSSSGFTASGGFTGIYRGVGSAIVGSAPGAALFFITYDTVKRQLTPRATTAYTASGQEYTVAAAGPSSAGAHMLAASLGEVAACAVRVPTEVVKQRAQASQHPSSLAALTHILNQRASHGLAHVWRELYRGWSITIIREVPFTVIQFPLWEALKRWRQARTGRSQVSGLEGGLLGSAAGAVAAGVTTPLDVLKTRMMLAKEKQPMFTMLSAILSESGPRAFFAGIGPRVGWISVGGAIFLGSYQWASNLLGGEVEA, from the exons ATGAGCGTCCTCGAGCCCAAGCGCGGGCAGGCGTGGGTTGAGTCGCCGTACGTGCGGTCGCTGTTG GCCGGCGGCCTAGCAGGCACAACAGTCGACCTCTCGCTGTACCCGCTCGACACTTTAAAAACGCGCCTGCAGTCCTCCAGCGGCTTCACGGCCTCAGGCGGCTTTACGGGCATCTACCGGGGGGTCGGCAGCGCAATCGTGGGCTCCGCACCGGGCGCCGCGCTCTTCTTCATAACCTACGACACCGTGAAGCGGCAGCTGACCCCGCGCGCAACAACGGCGTACACCGCCTCGGGGCAAGAATACACCGTCGCGGCAGCAGGCCCCAGCAGCGCAGGGGCACACATGCTGGCGGCCAGCCTGGGCGAGGTGGCGGCGTGCGCGGTGCGCGTCCCGACCGAAGTCGTCAAGCAGCGCGCGCAGGCGTCGCAGCACCCCTCGTCGCTGGCAGCGCTGACGCACATCCTGAACCAGCGCGCCTCGCACGGCCTGGCGCACGTCTGGCGCGAGCTGTACCGCGGGTGGAGCATCACTATCATCCGCGAGGTGCCCTTCACCGTCATCCAGTTCCCCCTGTGGGAGGCGCTGAAGCGGTGGCGGCAGGCGCGCACGGGGCGGAGCCAGGTCAGCGGGCTGGAGGGCGGGCTGCTGGGTTCGGCGGCCGGGGCGGTCGCGGCGGGGGTTACGACGCCGTTGGATGTGCTCAAGACGCGCATGATGCTTGCCAAGGAGAAGCAGCCCATGTTCACCATGCTGAGCGCGATTCTGAGCGAGAGCGGACCCAGGGCGTTTTTCGCCGGCATAGGGCCCAGGGTCGGCTGGATCAGTGTCGGTGGTGCCATCTTCTTGGGCAGTTACCAGTGGGCGAGTAATCTGTTGGGTGGAGAGGTCGAGGCATAA
- a CDS encoding regulator of Ty1 Transposition: MEDTTMPDDSKGLFGESSFTIIPNGLSEDRLSQLQNDVVAANGTIIPFDASKGRIERLEEINYIVSATSDFPDYYRALDLMIHVVKPTWVDQSLKGNKTKNPRTYSPDPALFMSDVIICCGNLPSGDKEAIQGGVLAMGGQYTEQLSKTVTHLISLDLDDHRCQLAISKRLNLTIVLPHWFDDCLKVGRRISERPYTLPDPEILNVELSVVPTARTSQQIRDATTPDPVNEPVPQALSARSEGPRAIQAFSGKRVKLGEDLNLNSRLKGIISGMIKSGGGDITTKVKEADIYVCSYRDGDDYVKASQDGKDVGNLSWLYYLITHNVWTNPMRRMMHYPRPRSGVPGFEGFKISISSYTGEARVYLENLVRSTGAEFTKTFKQDNTHLVAAHKNSEKCEAAQEWSVNVVNHLWLEDSYAKCKLMSISDNRYTYFPSRTNLGEVLGQTEIDRDATEKMFFSAARKPSKPVQAPAPPSESVAQSLPLNRAASDSAARSSPAAERIKRTRTTDVEKTPVPARNLDGKENQTPGSRGAKDRALSKLHNAAGDIAAFEKEMKRKGGVVHGGKRRAEDEIEDRTRKSKGGRDSVSSKRSADEVDQDDETEDEETEAPTKSKKAKKDKLEPIKFRVLVSKDERWAGNLEKESKDKARLRELGLFITEDFKKVDILCAPHAVRTKKFVAAMACGPALVGSSYLDFVLRNNKLPPPEKHAMDVRDFEKEHGFKMAHAVQRAVQNKHHLFRNWTIFCTEKVPGGFETYKDIIEANGGKCSLWKGRTTNITATKRLIDASAGEESQNQKEDEGDVLYLISDANSKEFANWTKFRELAEKHDMVPRIVKTEWLLINAMAQYVHWKPEWELTEEVVKAAKS; this comes from the exons aTGGAGGACACAACCATGCCGGATGACTCCAAAGGCCTTTTTGGAGAGTCTAGTTTTACAATCATACCCAATGGCTTGTCCGAAGACCGCCTTAGCCAG CTTCAGAACGATGTCGTTGCCGCAAACGGCACCATAATTCCTTTCGACGCCTCCAAAGGGCGTATCGAGCGACTTGAAGAAATCAACTATATTGTCTCTGCAACGTCCGACTTCCCCGACTACTACCGCGCGCTGGACCTTATGATACACGTTGTGAAGCCGACGTGGGTGGACCAGTCTCTGAAGGGGAACAAAACAAAGAACCCCCGCACATACAGCCCCGACCCTGCGCTGTTCATGAGCGACGTTATCATATGCTGCGGCAACCTGCCGAGTGGAGACAAAGAAGCTATCCAGGGCGGAGTGCTTGCAATGGGAGGACAGTACACAGAGCAGCTCTCGAAAACGGTCACGCATCTGATCTCCTTGGATCTTGACGATCACCGATGTCAGCTAGCCATCAGCAAGCGACTGAATCTCACAATTGTCCTGCCGCACTGGTTTGACGATTGCCTCAAAGTTGGTCGCAGGATCTCCGAACGACCGTACACACTACCAGACCCTGAGATCCTGAACGTGGAGCTCAGCGTCGTTCCCACGGCACGAACGAGCCAACAAATACGAGACGCAACCACCCCTGACCCGGTCAACGAACCCGTTCCCCAGGCGCTGTCAGCGCGTTCCGAAGGCCCGCGAGCGATACAAGCATTTTCTGGGAAGAGGGTAAAGCTGGGCGAAGACCTCAACCTCAACAGCAGGCTCAAGGGCATCATCTCAGGCATGATCAAGAGCGGCGGTGGAGATATAACTACCAAGGTCAAAGAGGCGGACATCTATGTGTGCAGCTATCGAGATGGAGACGATTATGTCAAGGCATCGCAGGATGGTAAGGATGTGGGCAATCTGAGCTGGCTATACTACCTGATCACGCACAACGTCTGGACAAATCCCATGCGGAGGATGATGCATTACCCACGGCCTCGCAGTGGCGTACCAGGGTTTGAGGGTTTCAAAATCAGTATATCAAGTTACACTGGCGAGGCTCGCGTGTACCTTGAGAACCTCGTTCGCTCCACCGGTGCTGAGTTCACAAAGACATTCAAGCAGGACAACACACATCTCGTCGCTGCGCACAAGAACAGTGAAAAGTGCGAAGCTGCGCAAGAATGGAGTGTGAACGTTGTCAATCATCTCTGGCTAGAAGACAGTTACGCGAAGTGCAAGCTCATGTCAATATCGGACAATCGCTACACCTACTTCCCTTCGCGAACGAATCTTGGTGAGGTGTTGGGTCAGACCGAGATCGATCGCGATGCCACGGAGAAGATGTTCTTTTCGGCGGCACGCAAGCCCTCGAAACCAGTTCAAGCGCCAGCGCCACCCTCCGAGTCGGTCGCACAGAGCCTGCCACTAAACAGAGCAGCCAGCGATTCTGCGGCTCGCAGCTCACCAGCAGCAGAGAGGATCAAGCGGACGAGGACGACCGATGTTGAAAAAACACCAGTCCCCGCACGAAACCTCGATGGGAAGGAAAACCAGACACCGGGAAGTCGAGGCGCGAAAGACCGGGCGCTGTCGAAACTGCATAACGCTGCAGGGGACATAGCGGCTTTTGAGAAGGAGATGAAGCGGAAGGGTGGTGTTGTACATGGCGGGAAACGAAGGGCAGAGGATGAAATTGAGGATCGAACGAGGAAATCCAAAGGTGGCCGCGATTCAGTCTCCAGCAAACGCTCAGCAGACGAGGTCGATCAGGATGATGAAACCGAAGACGAGGAGACGGAGGCACCCACAAAGAGTAAGAAAGCGAAGAAGGACAAGCTCGAACCCATAAAATTCCGCGTGCTGGTTTCAAAGGACGAACGATGGGCTGGCAATCTGGAAAAAGAGTCAAAAGACAAAGCACGATTACGCGAACTTGGTCTCTTCATCACAGAAGACTTCAAGAAGGTCGACATTCTGTGCGCACCACACGCAGTACGAACCAAGAAGTTTGTCGCGGCTATGGCATGCGGACCCGCCTTAGTGGGATCATCATATCTCGACTTCGTCCTCAGGAATAACAAGCTTCCCCCGCCAGAAAAGCATGCCATGGACGTCCGCGACTTCGAGAAAGAGCATGGCTTTAAGATGGCGCATGCTGTTCAACGCGCAGTACAGAACAAGCACCACCTTTTCCGCAACTGGACAATCTTCTGTACGGAGAAGGTTCCAGGCGGCTTCGAAACCTACAAGGATATCATCGAAGCCAATGGCGGCAAGTGCTCGCTCTGGAAGGGTCGCACTACTAATATCACTGCCACAAAACGCCTCATCGACGCCTCTGCCGGTGAAGAAAGCCAGAACCAAAAGGAAGATGAAGGCGATGTCTTGTACCTCATCTCCGATGCCAACAGCAAGGAGTTCGCCAACTGGACCAAGTTCCGTGAGCTGGCTGAGAAACACGACATGGTCCCTAGGATTGTAAAGACTGAATGGTTGCTGATCAACGCTATGGCGCAGTATGTGCATTGGAAGCCCGAATGGGAGCTTACTGAAGAGGTAGTCAAGGCGGCAAAGTCATGA
- a CDS encoding WD40 repeat protein, variant 2: protein MTYWPISTPSVFAATKNTNLERTPVSHDGTDQASQSERDGASEVEVESDDKSDKVTASERTEGLKEQGKEQTAHKTNTPDHFAEDDVHGEIVAIQVTRSGQLFATLTRTTLTIWQTKPTVILASVLRSQKSLKTYGPNTDILLRPDSQIFVIQTTLGFLITYSLATDHSSRVYKTQFTDTHGTHSRRSSANGFKLQRQHDTNAGPGEGSGFKELSLRFRMVIRVDAGIVKALALDNELVVATAKPAAIQCIRWAPDNQGSQTSTEVLTKMSWLRKKPALVDMTHDRPMNLSCWITEEGQAYAVQRSKPGLQREGSVPQNLFQGYGFHTPETSGEKGVKAAINARFSLLAVGCENSDIYVYTVRDYTGNIPISHKLQPNTSSAGKLNVLTYSPDGYCLFAGYENGWAMWSVYGKPGATSFTTDRTISETNGEGWLLGVKDAFWIGGGAELLILGNNDNRLFVVEMARSAVTGCFSSANVSRSLMQTSTGFMIYRGYDLPDLTTISAELSLWHNVQVPSHYLVDQWPIKSVVISNDGRYVAIAGRRGLAHYSVNSGRWKTFDDPFVENEFTVRGGMCWFQHVLIAAVESQNSHEVRIYSRESALDNSHIMHVQRLPAPIVLIAPSGEDSLLVYTYENILYHYVMGVSDATVNLIQVGQIALQGIIRAPTRVRALSWMLPEDQIHHGDPSQDVSVATILFLVDGKLVLLQPTTTGGGELKYEMRVIAHNVETYALMRDHPAFALESHEDSLPPSPSVGLTMNGVHGHGHDLRDSLWYFDGQDMKVWIDMQDVLASASPELGRDLPTPVQIPVDFYPLSALLNKAIIFGIESELVQRRDTSFAYLRFGTRVRSSGAAMATSDYKLTCIADTPLPPRNATLSLSAV, encoded by the exons ATGACGTATTGGCCCATCTCCACTCCCTCCGTCTTCGCGGCCACCAAGAATACGAATCTCGAGCGCACACCAGTATCCCATGATGGCACTGACCAAGCGTCGCAAAGTGAACGAGATGGCGCGTctgaggtcgaggtcgagtcCGACGACAAGAGCGACAAGGTCACGGCATCAGAAAGAACTGAAGGGTTGAAAGAGCAAGGAAAGGAGCAGACAGCGCATAAAACAAACACGCCTGATCACTTCGCGGAAGATGACGTGCACGGCGAGATTGTTGCTATTCAAGTGACAAGGAGTGGACAATTGTTCGCTACCCTCACTCGAACCACGTTAACTATCTGGCAGACAAAG CCCACCGTTATCTTAGCCTCCGTCCTACGATCACAGAAGTCGTTGAAGACTTACGGTCCAAACACGGACATTCTGCTTCGCCCTGACTCCCAGATATTCGTTATTCAGACTACGCTTGGCTTCTTGATCACATACTCGCTCGCAACAGACCACTCGTCTCGTGTATACAAGACACAGTTCACAGACACGCATGGGACGCATTCAAGAAGAAGCAGTGCCAATGGATTCAAACTACAGCGTCAGCATGATACCAATGCTGGGCCTGGGGAGGGCAGCGGTTTCAAGGAGCTTAGTCTCCGTTTCCGTATGGTCATACGTGTCGATGCTGGGATTGTAAAGGCTCTGGCCCTTGACAACGAGCTCGTCGTGGCGACTGCAAAGCCGGCCGCGATTCAGTGCATCCGATGGGCACCGGATAATCAAGGGAGTCAGACAAGTACAGAAGTCCTTACTAAAATGAGCTGGCTTAGGAAGAAGCCTGCCCTTGTCGACATGACCCACGATCGACCTATGAATCTGTCGTGTTGGATAACTGAAGAGGGTCAAGCATACGCTGTTCAAAGATCAAAACCAGGTCTACAGCGTGAGGGGAGTGTTCCGCAGAATCTCTTCCAAGGATATGGCTTCCATACACCCGAAACGAGTGGCGAGAAGGGAGTGAAGGCTGCGATCAATGCTCGATTCTCGCTGCTTGCTGTGGGATGTGAAAACAGCGACATCTACGTCTACACAGTTCGAGACTATACTGGCAACATTCCAATCTCGCACAAGCTACAACCCAACACTTCCTCTGCTGGCAAGCTGAACGTGTTGACATACTCACCGGATGGATATTGCCTGTTTGCTGGTTACGAGAACGGGTGGGCCATGTGGAGTGTGTATGGTAAACCAGGTGCCACTAGCTTCACGACCGACCGAACCATCTCAGAGACGAATGGCGAGGGATGGCTACTCGGCGTGAAAGATGCCTTTTGGATTGGCGGAGGCGCTGAGCTGCTGATCTTAGGCAATAACGATAACCGACTGTTCGTTGTCGAGATGGCCAGAAGCGCTGTGACCGGATGCTTTTCGTCGGCCAATGTGTCAAGGTCTCTTATGCAGACAAGCACAGGTTTTATGATATACCGAGGCTATGATTTGCCTGATCTGACAACCATTTCTGCGGAACTATCACTCTGGCACAACGTACAGGTGCCATCGCACTATCTCGTTGACCAGTGGCCCATCAAAAGCGTGGTAATATCCAACGATGGTAGGTACGTTGCAATCGCTGGAAGGAGAGGACTTGCGCACTACAGTGTCAATAGCGGACGATGGAAGACTTTCGATGATCCGTTTGTTGAGAATGAGTTCACAGTCCGCGGTGGTATGTGTTGGTTCCAGCACGTGCTTATTGCGGCAGTGGAATCGCAGAATTCCCATGAG GTTCGAATCTACTCACGTGAATCAGCGCTCGACAACAGCCATATCATGCATGTGCAGAGGCTGCCAGCCCCCATCGTACTCATTGCGCCCTCCGGAGAAGACTCGCTCCTTGTCTACACGTATGAGAACATACTTTATCACTACGTCATGGGCGTTTCTGATGCTACGGTGAACTTGATACAAGTCGGTCAGATTGCCCTACAGGGCATTATTCGCGCACCCACTAGAGTAAGGGCACTCAGCTGGATGCTGCCAGAAGATCAAATTC ATCATGGTGACCCATCGCAAGATGTGTCTGTTGCTACAATTCTGTTTCTCGTCGACGGGAAGCTTGTGCTGCTTCAGCCTACGACGACCGGAGGTGGTGAACTCAAGTACGAAATGCGAGTCATCGCACACAACGTGGAAACGTACGCGTTGATGCGTGACCATCCTGCCTTTGCACTAGAATCTCACGAAGATTCTCTACCACCCAGCCCTTCAGTAGGGTTGACAATGAATGGTGTCCACGGTCATGGTCACGATTTACGGGATTCGTTATGGTATTTTGACGGTCAGGATATGAAAGTATGGATCGACATGCAAGACGTGCTTGCGTCTGCATCTCCAGAGCTTGGTAGAGATCTGCCTACGCCTGTCCAGATTCCTGTCGATTTCTATCCTTTGTCTGCTCTGCTCAACAAAGCGATCATCTTCGGTATAGAGTCAGAGCTAGTGCAGCGCAGGGACACCAGCTTTGCGTATCTGCGGTTTGGAACGCGGGTACGTTCGAGTGGTGCAGCCATGGCGACAAGCGACTATAAGCTGACATGCATTGCAGACACACCTCTTCCTCCCCGCAACGCTACGCTATCACTTAGCGCAGTATAA
- a CDS encoding ATP citrate synthase, with translation MSAKSILEADGKAILNYHLTRAPVIKPTPLPASSTHNPPPKLASLYFAADADINGVLDQAEATYPWLLAPGAKFVAKPDQLIKRRGKSGLLALNKPWAEAREWIEARAGKAQKVETVDGVLRQFLVEPFVPHPQDTEYYININSVREGDWILFTHEGGVDVGDVDEKAEKLLIPVDLKEFPSNEEIAAALLKKVPQGVHNVLVDFISRLYAVYVDCQFTYLEINPLVVIPNEDKTSAEVHFLDLAAKLDQTAEFECGAKWAIARSASALGIPVAPSKETKTTVDVGPPMEFPAPFGREMSKEEAYIAEMDAKTGASLKLTILNATGRVWTLVAGGGASVVYADAIASAGFASELANYGEYSGAPTETQTFHYARTVLDLMLRAPQHPEGKVLFIGGGIANFTNVASTFKGVIRALREVAGSLNEHKVQIWIRRAGPNYQEGLKNIKNVGQELGLNMHVYGPEMHVSGIVPLALIPGKTSDVKEFSG, from the exons ATGTCTGCCAAATCCATCCTCGAGGCCGACGGCAAGGCCATCCTCAACTACCACCTCACCCGCGCCCCTGTCATCAAGCCCACCCCTCTGCCCGCCTCCTCGACACACAACCCCCCGCCCAAGCTCGCCTCGCTGTACTTTGCTGCCGACGCCGACATCAACGGCGTCCTCGACCAGGCCGAGGCTACATACCCCTGGCTGCTGGCTCCCGGCGCAAAGTTCGTCGCAAAGCCAGATCAGTTGATCAAGAGGCGAGGCAAGAGCGGCCTGCTGGCCCTGAACAAGCCCTGGGCCGAGGCTCGCGAGTGGATCGAGGCGAGGGCAGGAAAGGCACAGAAGGTCGAGACCGTCGACGGTGTCCTGAGGCAGTTCCTTGTCGAGCCCTTTGTCCCTCACCCCCAGGACACCGAGTActacatcaacatcaactcCGTGCGCGAG GGTGACTGGATCCTCTTCACCCACGAGGGTGGTGTTGACGTTGGTGATGTTGACGAGAAGGCTGAGAAGCTTCTCATTCCCGTCGACCTCAAGGAGTTCCCCTCGAACGAGGAGATCGCCGCCGCTCTCCTGAAGAAGGTTCCCCAGGGTGTACACAATGTCCTCGTCGACTTCATCTCGAGGCTGTACGCCGTCTACGTTGACTGCCAGTTCAC CTACCTCGAGATCAACCCTCTCGTCGTCATCCCCAACGAGGACAAGACCTCGGCTGAGGTGCACTTCCTCGATCTTGCTGCCAAGCTTGACCAGACGGCTGAGTTCGAGTGCGGTGCCAAGTGGGCCATTGCCCGCAGCGCAAGTGCTCTCGGCATACCCGTTGCTCCCTCCAAGGAGACCAAGACCACTGTTGATGTTGGTCCTCCCATGGAGTTCCCCGCTCCTTTCGGTCGTGAGATGAGCAAGGAGGAGGCTTACATTGCCGAGATGGATGCTAAGACCGGTGCATCCCTCAAGCTCACCATCCTGAACGCCACTGGCCGTGTCTGGACGCTTGTTGCAGGTGGTGGTGCTTCCGTCGTCTACGCCGATGCCATCGCCTCGGCTGGCTTCGCCAGTGAGCTCGCCAACTACGGTGAATACTCGGGTGCTCCCACGGAGACACAGACCTTCCACTACGCACGAACAGTCCTTGACCTCATGCTCCGTGCTCCTCAGCACCCCGAGGGCAAGGTCCTGTTCATCGGTGGTGGTATTGCCAACTTCACCAACGTTGCCTCGACCTTCAAGGGTGTCATTCGTGCCCTGAGGGAGGTGGCTGGTTCTCTCAACGAGCACAAGGTCCAGATCTGGATCCGTCGTGCCGGTCCCAACTACCAGGAGGGTCTCAAGAACATCAAAAACGTCGGCCAGGAGCTCGGCCTCAACATGCACGTCTACGGTCCTGAGATGCACGTATCCGGTATCGTGCCTTTGGCGCTTATCCCTGGCAAGACATCGGACGTCAAGGAGTTCTCTGGTTAA